The following are encoded together in the Bradymonas sediminis genome:
- the ggt gene encoding gamma-glutamyltransferase: MTCSTLPRRALLSILCAILIACPATVFSQDAERGPAQSVTSRSGVVAADNVEASRVGAAILAAGGNAADAGAATLLANGILNPFASGFGGGGFCLYRPEETGKTHVIDFRERAPLNATADMFLVDGEPSRELQLRGGLAVGIPGEPAGLWALQQKFGALEWEKVVDPAVDIARDYKVGPLLAKRLRGRAEESLKKHPTLAALFQKEDGQWVEEGDSVQRSALADTLALYRDEGPIAFYHGPTGQSVVEAVNAAGGIFQAEDLSSYSIATREAISGTYHDFTILSMPPPSSGGLVMVETLNILEHFKLDERPRDAHSIHLIIEALKHGFADRARWMGDADFVEIPGDRFTSKEYAKTLAAKIKAKAVLPLEQYGSPIENPTAPPPDDSGTSHLSIIDAQGNMLACTSSVNTGFGSMVYDPKSGILLNNHMGDFTAQAGKANNYGLIGSKQNEVAPQKRPLSSMTPTLVLRGGQPYLAVGGSGGPTIISGTLLTMLNLMDFKMSPAEAIAAGRVHAQWRPEVLFTEPDIPGIKSLEKWGHRFKVGPSYSSVQIVIRNADGTQTGVSDPRKLGGPAAADATAEADAPSN; this comes from the coding sequence ATGACCTGCTCAACTCTTCCGCGGCGTGCGCTTCTATCGATCCTCTGCGCGATTCTCATCGCCTGTCCGGCGACCGTCTTCTCTCAGGACGCCGAGCGCGGGCCGGCCCAGAGCGTCACCTCAAGAAGCGGGGTGGTCGCGGCCGATAATGTCGAGGCGTCCCGGGTGGGCGCGGCGATTCTGGCGGCCGGCGGGAACGCGGCGGACGCAGGCGCGGCGACGCTTCTGGCCAACGGCATCCTGAACCCCTTCGCCTCGGGTTTTGGCGGCGGCGGATTCTGCCTATATCGCCCCGAGGAAACGGGCAAAACGCATGTGATTGATTTTCGCGAGCGCGCCCCGCTAAACGCCACCGCCGATATGTTCCTGGTCGACGGCGAGCCCAGCCGCGAGCTGCAACTGCGCGGCGGACTCGCCGTGGGCATCCCCGGAGAACCGGCCGGCCTGTGGGCGCTGCAACAAAAATTTGGCGCGCTGGAATGGGAGAAGGTCGTCGACCCGGCGGTCGACATCGCGCGCGACTATAAAGTCGGCCCGCTGCTGGCAAAACGCCTGCGCGGGCGCGCCGAAGAATCGCTTAAAAAGCACCCCACCCTCGCCGCGCTCTTCCAAAAAGAAGACGGGCAATGGGTCGAAGAAGGCGACTCGGTCCAGCGCAGCGCCCTGGCCGACACCCTGGCGCTGTACCGCGACGAAGGCCCGATCGCGTTTTACCACGGCCCCACCGGCCAATCGGTGGTGGAGGCGGTCAACGCCGCGGGAGGCATCTTTCAGGCCGAGGATCTGAGCAGCTATAGCATCGCCACCCGCGAGGCCATCAGCGGCACCTACCATGACTTCACAATCTTAAGCATGCCGCCGCCCTCCTCTGGCGGCCTGGTTATGGTCGAAACCCTGAATATCCTCGAGCATTTCAAGCTCGACGAGCGCCCGCGCGACGCGCACTCGATTCACCTGATCATCGAGGCCCTTAAGCACGGCTTCGCCGACCGCGCCCGGTGGATGGGCGACGCTGATTTCGTCGAGATCCCCGGCGACCGCTTTACCTCGAAAGAATACGCCAAGACCCTGGCCGCAAAGATCAAGGCCAAAGCCGTGCTGCCGCTGGAGCAATACGGCAGCCCCATCGAGAACCCCACGGCCCCGCCGCCCGACGACAGCGGCACCAGCCACCTGAGCATCATCGACGCCCAGGGCAATATGCTGGCGTGCACCTCGAGCGTGAACACGGGCTTTGGCTCGATGGTCTACGACCCGAAGTCGGGTATTTTGCTCAATAACCATATGGGCGACTTCACCGCGCAGGCCGGCAAGGCCAATAATTACGGGCTTATCGGCAGTAAACAGAATGAAGTGGCGCCCCAGAAGCGCCCGCTGAGCTCGATGACGCCGACGCTGGTGCTTCGCGGCGGCCAGCCGTATCTGGCCGTCGGCGGCAGCGGCGGGCCGACCATCATCTCGGGCACCCTGTTGACGATGCTCAACCTGATGGACTTCAAGATGTCGCCCGCCGAGGCGATCGCCGCGGGTCGCGTGCACGCCCAATGGCGCCCCGAGGTGCTCTTCACCGAGCCCGATATCCCGGGCATAAAATCGCTGGAGAAATGGGGCCATCGCTTTAAGGTCGGCCCCTCCTATAGTAGCGTGCAGATCGTGATTCGAAACGCCGACGGCACCCAGACCGGCGTGAGCGATCCGCGCAAGTTAGGCGGCCCGGCGGCGGCAGATGCGACGGCCGAGGCCGACGCGCCGAGCAACTAA
- a CDS encoding serine/threonine protein kinase has protein sequence MEDLQGGTLALEHRYDILDLCDRRGLISAYHGSQDPFSRPVWVKVYDGLGAADVEISAVDPLVDRLKESARLISDLQEPGILRIIDYGELEERVPFVISERSPHPTLDDLLDAEGTFSVDKVCDLIGQIAKILAPVHRQRRAHGALSPQWIYMAQSAGDALAVDTMSIGHFQMEFTPAERLDLAMASFGSEDIAVFAPEFFPQDDAAASDDAQVEDAYRIKDDLGPGTTSPAGDVWALGVLAYTALVGVHPFLDPGQPLDEAIDRIQSAAPRPLSQLGIDAKISDVILRALSKDPRARFPHATALADALFAANGRPKTGAVAPERAALAPTPAAPPAAAEEIAPRAKPPSRPNAAAQNAELLEREPGPSDRLLSVALFFLLISNLAWLFYVVIK, from the coding sequence ATGGAAGACCTTCAGGGAGGCACCCTCGCGCTTGAGCATCGATACGATATCCTCGATCTTTGCGATCGTCGCGGACTGATCAGCGCCTACCACGGTAGCCAGGACCCCTTTAGCCGCCCGGTTTGGGTCAAGGTTTATGACGGATTGGGGGCCGCAGACGTCGAGATTTCGGCGGTCGACCCGCTGGTGGACCGCCTCAAGGAGAGCGCGCGGCTGATCAGCGATCTTCAGGAGCCGGGGATCTTGCGGATCATCGACTATGGGGAGCTCGAGGAGCGCGTGCCCTTCGTCATTTCGGAGCGAAGCCCCCACCCCACCCTCGACGACCTGTTGGACGCCGAGGGGACCTTCTCGGTCGACAAGGTCTGCGATCTGATCGGACAGATCGCCAAGATCCTCGCCCCGGTGCATCGCCAGCGACGCGCGCACGGGGCGCTGTCCCCGCAGTGGATCTACATGGCCCAATCGGCGGGCGACGCGCTCGCCGTTGACACGATGAGCATCGGCCACTTCCAGATGGAGTTCACCCCCGCCGAGCGCCTCGATTTGGCGATGGCGAGCTTTGGCTCTGAAGATATCGCGGTGTTTGCGCCCGAGTTCTTCCCCCAAGACGACGCGGCAGCGAGCGACGACGCCCAGGTAGAAGATGCCTACCGCATCAAAGACGACCTTGGCCCGGGCACCACGAGTCCTGCCGGCGACGTGTGGGCGCTCGGGGTGCTGGCCTACACCGCCCTGGTCGGCGTGCACCCGTTCCTCGACCCGGGCCAGCCCCTCGACGAGGCGATCGACCGGATTCAGAGCGCCGCGCCGCGCCCGCTGTCCCAGCTGGGGATCGACGCCAAGATCAGCGACGTGATCCTGCGCGCGCTCTCGAAGGATCCTCGCGCGCGCTTCCCGCACGCGACCGCCCTGGCCGACGCCCTCTTCGCCGCCAATGGACGGCCAAAGACGGGCGCGGTGGCACCGGAGCGCGCTGCGCTCGCCCCAACCCCTGCAGCGCCGCCGGCAGCCGCCGAAGAGATTGCGCCCCGGGCCAAGCCGCCGAGCCGCCCGAACGCCGCAGCCCAGAACGCAGAACTCCTGGAGCGTGAACCCGGCCCCTCCGATCGCCTCCTGAGCGTGGCGCTGTTTTTCTTGCTTATCAGTAACCTGGCCTGGCTATTTTACGTTGTCATTAAATAA
- a CDS encoding aspartate kinase, with protein sequence MSILVQKFGGSSLSDLERVRAVADKVVRTRNAGHDVVVVVSAMGDSTDELLDMARELAANPSRRELDMLLSVGERISMALLSIAIQERGHEAVSLTGSQCGIITTDTHSNARIMDVRPFRVQDELARGRIVIVAGYQGSSYRREVTTLGRGGSDTTAVALAAALGAEACEIYSDVDGVYSADPRVVFSARQLIELDHEEMIEMARSGAKVLNEQAVKFAMLSKIALYARKTDSPESVGTVVRVGDFEAKRARAERGQPAVAVSHLNRGLWVRAGESADRVIELLAERECIVCTWAPGKSCEVYLGTENLHDGDALEKELATLGPDVQSRSAGLVSVVGSGIGAQARWMCAGQKALHAADIAPLATNLSLSRLSWVVDEEVVSKGANALHAIFIQVD encoded by the coding sequence GTGAGCATACTCGTACAGAAATTTGGGGGTTCTTCGCTTAGTGATCTCGAGCGCGTGCGCGCGGTGGCCGACAAGGTCGTGCGCACCCGAAACGCCGGCCACGACGTCGTGGTCGTGGTGTCGGCGATGGGAGATTCCACGGATGAATTGTTGGATATGGCCCGCGAGTTGGCGGCCAATCCATCGCGCCGTGAACTCGATATGTTGCTGTCGGTGGGGGAGCGTATCTCGATGGCGCTTCTGTCGATCGCGATCCAGGAGCGCGGCCACGAGGCCGTGAGTCTGACCGGGTCGCAATGCGGCATCATCACCACCGACACGCATTCGAACGCGCGGATTATGGATGTGCGTCCCTTCCGGGTCCAAGATGAGCTCGCGCGTGGGCGAATCGTGATCGTCGCCGGGTACCAGGGCAGCAGCTATCGCCGCGAGGTCACGACCCTCGGGCGAGGCGGCAGCGACACGACGGCGGTGGCGCTGGCGGCGGCGCTCGGGGCCGAGGCCTGCGAAATCTATAGCGACGTCGACGGCGTCTATAGCGCCGACCCACGCGTCGTGTTTTCGGCGCGCCAACTCATTGAGCTCGACCACGAAGAGATGATCGAGATGGCCCGCTCCGGGGCGAAGGTGCTCAATGAGCAGGCGGTCAAATTTGCGATGCTCTCCAAGATCGCGCTCTACGCGCGAAAGACCGACTCGCCGGAGTCGGTCGGTACGGTTGTTCGGGTGGGAGATTTCGAAGCCAAGCGCGCGCGCGCCGAGCGCGGCCAGCCGGCCGTGGCGGTCTCGCACCTGAACCGCGGCCTGTGGGTGCGGGCCGGTGAGTCGGCGGACCGGGTCATCGAGCTGCTCGCCGAGCGTGAGTGCATCGTCTGCACCTGGGCGCCCGGGAAGAGCTGCGAGGTCTACCTCGGCACCGAAAACCTCCATGATGGCGACGCCCTGGAAAAGGAACTCGCCACGCTCGGCCCGGACGTGCAGTCGCGCAGCGCCGGTCTGGTCAGCGTCGTCGGCAGCGGCATCGGCGCCCAGGCCCGGTGGATGTGCGCCGGGCAAAAGGCCCTGCACGCCGCCGATATCGCCCCCCTGGCGACGAACCTGAGTCTGTCGCGCCTCTCCTGGGTCGTCGACGAAGAGGTCGTCTCCAAGGGCGCCAACGCGCTTCACGCCATCTTTATTCAGGTGGATTGA
- the truD gene encoding tRNA pseudouridine(13) synthase TruD translates to MNVSPRPYLTAALAGIGGEIKNHPEDFEVEEIPLYEPEGDGHHAYLWVEKCGVTGQQLISDLARHFDVPKRDIGAAGIKDKHALTRQWVSIPFFEVPTDDPAELIGEVSPRIKVLDAKLHRNKLRTGHLQGNRFRVVVRDLALPGEEALARAQAILAVLGAQGLPNYYGAQRFGIEGQTLALGVALLRGEKEAKNRVRRNRFMKRLAVSAVQSELFNRVLIARLEKGILSTALDGDVAQKTDTNGVFAIPADELAECQGRLERGEIVLTGPMPGPKMIAPERAAQEFEEGVFAASGFDLSLFEQQARLASGTRRPLLVDTGDLTVELETRDDQEVLVLGFSLPSGSYATVLLREIMKSDA, encoded by the coding sequence ATGAACGTCTCACCAAGACCCTATCTTACGGCGGCGCTTGCGGGCATCGGCGGAGAAATTAAAAATCACCCCGAAGATTTCGAAGTTGAAGAGATTCCGCTCTATGAGCCCGAGGGCGACGGCCATCACGCCTACCTCTGGGTGGAGAAATGCGGCGTGACCGGCCAGCAACTGATATCGGATCTCGCGCGCCACTTCGACGTGCCCAAGCGCGATATCGGCGCCGCAGGCATCAAGGATAAGCACGCCCTGACGCGCCAATGGGTCTCGATTCCGTTCTTCGAGGTGCCGACCGACGACCCGGCCGAGCTGATCGGCGAGGTCAGCCCGCGCATCAAGGTGCTGGACGCGAAGTTGCACCGAAATAAACTGCGCACCGGCCATCTTCAGGGCAATCGTTTTCGGGTCGTGGTGCGCGACCTGGCGCTGCCTGGCGAAGAAGCCCTGGCGCGGGCGCAGGCGATCCTGGCGGTGCTCGGCGCCCAGGGCCTGCCCAATTATTATGGGGCGCAGCGTTTTGGCATCGAGGGGCAAACCCTCGCGCTGGGCGTGGCGCTTTTGAGGGGCGAAAAGGAGGCGAAAAATCGCGTCCGGCGCAACCGCTTTATGAAGCGTCTGGCGGTCAGCGCCGTGCAGAGCGAGCTCTTTAACCGGGTGCTGATCGCGCGGCTCGAAAAGGGTATTCTGTCGACCGCGCTCGACGGCGATGTGGCCCAAAAGACCGACACCAACGGGGTCTTCGCGATTCCGGCAGACGAGCTGGCGGAGTGCCAGGGGCGGCTTGAGCGCGGCGAAATCGTGCTCACCGGCCCGATGCCGGGGCCGAAAATGATCGCCCCGGAGCGCGCCGCCCAAGAATTCGAAGAGGGTGTCTTCGCCGCGAGCGGCTTTGACCTGAGCCTCTTTGAGCAGCAAGCGCGCCTGGCCAGCGGCACCCGTCGCCCCCTGTTGGTCGATACCGGTGACCTCACGGTAGAGTTGGAAACCCGCGACGACCAGGAAGTCCTGGTGCTCGGGTTCTCGCTCCCGTCGGGAAGCTATGCGACGGTGTTATTAAGAGAAATCATGAAATCCGACGCCTGA
- a CDS encoding bifunctional uridylyltransferase/uridylyl-removing protein GlnD — MISETPQTIQRITESFLRIRERWGQAALEGEDSLVIAQQLAASTDAFLLEVWRGAATPAFFDATALLAVGSYGRREMALESDIDLVIEVGRPELLEDPEFHHAIERFMTWCRDARLKLGHAVRTPAQTRQEFESDLRTPISVLDARLLDGQRGRGADEIAWESVRGPEAAEYLRAQDEGIEFVETLMQGYRARTKRNGKTIYLLEPDIKSGEGGLRDLNCIHWAGRVRWQFSPGEESYPEVGWTEEFRQVYREGLRWILGLRNILHLNHGRKNDRLTFPDQEKIAAILLEEDDLGEGTLEESSTADLADLSPSDRATRAESLMRRHYREARAISMVAQRFLRRWQLLEGGEEVEINHLFGLINGQLGLKSYYINPDPLDPSDAQTRLITPERELSPDAVFDALELAAEHDAMLGPVLELSIAQSVETWGEAQRNDREICRRLYHLLTDPHTSPRTSRRLLENGILTKLIPEFEPIVCHVQHDVYHIYTTDIHSLKCLEKARKLVSGAADTEAEHWQLFRRIGAQVKRKEVFLLAALFHDIGKNRGGDHSRRGAEMMDDIGRRLGLNWGDIDRLAFLVREHLSLSDTARRRDLSDSRVVRELAARLRTVEALNELTALTFCDMATVGPNIMTDWNAALISELYHRLRHVIENGLESLWRDHETLVEQQRAALVELLQRTDAERAEDGAPKARRPSAGQLRSELDAFVRDVPTDHFATAPTEELLRQFETYRRAAASDKPEVMCTPLVDRGVTEIIICAHDVPGTLAKIAGVISASGLNIMAAEIVTTASGRTLDIFQVSQGAPLALLLSQREAQAPADPARLERVAQTLVETLASGNSVETLLKKRIAQTRLEPRPTPPVRTLVDARQDISDSFTVIEIRAPDRVGLLYEIARTLWENGLSTHVSKIDSLGNQIIDTFYVEGAYGGKLTDRQTADIVNALYETIENSPYLDDPPQEN, encoded by the coding sequence ATGATCTCCGAGACCCCACAAACGATTCAGCGCATCACCGAGAGTTTTTTACGCATTCGCGAACGCTGGGGCCAGGCGGCGCTGGAAGGCGAGGATAGCCTGGTCATCGCGCAGCAATTGGCGGCGAGCACCGACGCCTTCCTGCTGGAAGTCTGGCGCGGCGCGGCCACGCCCGCGTTCTTTGACGCGACCGCCCTGCTCGCCGTGGGGAGCTACGGGCGCCGGGAGATGGCGCTGGAGAGCGATATCGACCTGGTCATCGAGGTGGGGCGCCCCGAGCTGCTCGAAGACCCCGAGTTCCACCACGCCATCGAGCGCTTTATGACCTGGTGCCGCGACGCGCGCCTCAAGCTCGGTCACGCGGTGCGCACTCCGGCGCAGACCCGCCAGGAATTCGAGTCCGACCTGCGCACGCCCATCTCGGTGCTCGACGCGCGCCTGCTCGACGGCCAGCGCGGGCGCGGGGCCGACGAGATCGCCTGGGAGAGCGTGCGCGGGCCGGAGGCCGCCGAGTATCTGCGCGCCCAGGACGAGGGCATCGAATTTGTCGAGACCCTGATGCAGGGCTACCGGGCGCGCACCAAACGAAACGGCAAGACGATCTATTTGCTCGAGCCCGATATCAAATCCGGCGAAGGCGGGCTGCGCGACCTCAATTGCATTCACTGGGCCGGGCGGGTGCGCTGGCAATTTTCGCCGGGCGAGGAGAGTTATCCCGAGGTCGGCTGGACCGAGGAGTTTCGCCAGGTCTACCGCGAGGGGCTTCGGTGGATCCTCGGGCTGCGCAATATTTTGCACCTCAATCATGGCCGAAAAAACGACCGCCTGACCTTCCCCGACCAGGAAAAGATCGCCGCGATTCTTCTGGAAGAAGATGACCTGGGCGAGGGGACCCTGGAGGAGTCGAGCACGGCCGATCTGGCCGACCTGTCGCCGAGCGACCGCGCCACCCGCGCCGAGAGCCTGATGCGGCGCCACTACCGCGAGGCGCGCGCCATCAGCATGGTCGCCCAGCGTTTTTTGCGCCGCTGGCAACTTCTTGAGGGCGGCGAGGAGGTCGAGATCAACCACCTCTTCGGGCTTATCAACGGGCAGCTCGGGCTCAAATCATATTATATCAACCCCGACCCGCTCGACCCCTCAGACGCCCAAACCCGGCTCATCACCCCGGAGCGCGAGCTGTCCCCCGACGCCGTCTTCGACGCGCTGGAGCTTGCCGCAGAGCATGATGCCATGCTCGGGCCGGTGCTCGAATTGAGCATCGCCCAGAGCGTCGAGACCTGGGGCGAGGCCCAGCGAAATGACCGCGAGATTTGCCGGCGACTTTATCATCTGCTCACCGACCCGCACACTTCGCCGCGCACGTCGCGCCGCCTGCTTGAGAACGGTATTCTGACCAAGCTTATCCCGGAGTTCGAGCCCATCGTCTGCCACGTGCAGCACGATGTCTATCATATCTACACCACCGATATTCACTCGCTAAAATGCCTGGAGAAAGCGCGCAAGCTTGTCTCGGGCGCGGCCGATACCGAGGCCGAGCATTGGCAGCTCTTCCGGCGCATCGGCGCGCAGGTCAAGCGCAAGGAGGTCTTCTTGTTGGCGGCGCTCTTCCACGATATTGGCAAGAATCGCGGCGGCGACCACAGCCGGCGCGGCGCCGAGATGATGGACGATATCGGCCGGCGCCTGGGGCTCAACTGGGGCGATATCGACCGGTTGGCGTTCCTGGTACGCGAGCATCTTTCGCTGTCGGACACCGCGCGCCGGCGCGACCTGTCGGACTCGCGCGTGGTGCGCGAATTGGCCGCGCGCCTGCGCACGGTCGAGGCGCTCAATGAGCTCACCGCGCTGACCTTTTGCGATATGGCCACCGTCGGCCCCAATATCATGACCGATTGGAACGCCGCGCTCATCAGCGAGCTCTACCACCGGCTGCGCCACGTCATCGAGAACGGGCTGGAGAGCCTGTGGCGAGACCACGAGACCCTGGTCGAGCAGCAGCGCGCAGCGCTGGTGGAGCTCTTGCAAAGAACCGACGCCGAGCGCGCCGAAGATGGCGCCCCGAAGGCCCGGCGCCCCTCGGCCGGCCAACTTCGAAGCGAGCTCGACGCGTTCGTGCGCGACGTCCCCACCGACCACTTCGCCACCGCCCCGACCGAGGAATTGCTGCGCCAATTCGAGACCTATCGGCGGGCCGCAGCCTCGGACAAACCCGAGGTCATGTGCACCCCGCTGGTGGACCGCGGCGTCACCGAAATCATTATCTGCGCCCACGATGTACCGGGCACACTCGCAAAGATCGCCGGGGTCATCAGCGCGTCGGGGCTCAATATTATGGCCGCCGAGATCGTGACGACCGCCAGCGGGCGCACCCTCGACATCTTCCAGGTCAGCCAGGGCGCCCCGCTCGCCCTGCTGCTCTCGCAGCGCGAAGCCCAGGCGCCCGCCGACCCCGCGCGCCTGGAGCGCGTCGCCCAGACCCTGGTTGAGACTCTCGCATCGGGCAATTCGGTCGAAACGCTGCTTAAAAAACGCATCGCCCAGACACGCCTGGAGCCGCGCCCCACCCCGCCGGTGCGCACCCTGGTCGACGCGCGCCAGGATATCAGCGACAGCTTCACCGTCATCGAAATCCGCGCCCCGGACCGCGTCGGCCTGCTCTACGAGATCGCGCGCACCCTGTGGGAAAACGGCCTGAGCACCCACGTCTCAAAGATCGACAGCCTCGGCAATCAGATCATCGACACCTTCTATGTCGAGGGGGCCTACGGCGGAAAACTCACGGACCGCCAGACCGCCGACATCGTCAACGCGCTCTACGAGACCATCGAGAACTCGCCCTACCTGGACGACCCGCCGCAGGAGAACTAA
- a CDS encoding alpha/beta hydrolase family protein, translated as MEFIDRFADRVVAAATGIPKLFYQGFGDPELINQLVEQSRHFEAPAEIEMHWTGSKRHLDGSHTLTGWFRSPSRELPLPPEVRTANFQMLLPADAFDAPRPGMCVHLAGTGDSTYAARRFLAKPLLKHEDPAKRIGAIILENPYYGHRRPRGQQQTRLRRLVDQFLMNLATIHETRALLHWLRQEGFERVGVTGYSMGGFMAGFAAQTMPFALAAIPCASGDTAAATLIDSPLRKMVDWKTLADEAGGIEAAEMMLQRIFAALALSEHNAPVAPEAAVILGVTNDEFIPIEQPRALYNHWKGSELRWMGGGHTTGWLLHGEEIRLAIADAFERLDSFLAKTQ; from the coding sequence ATGGAATTCATCGACCGATTCGCGGATCGAGTCGTCGCTGCGGCGACGGGCATCCCAAAATTATTTTATCAGGGTTTTGGGGACCCCGAGTTGATCAATCAACTGGTCGAGCAGAGCCGCCACTTCGAGGCGCCCGCCGAGATTGAGATGCATTGGACCGGCTCCAAGCGCCACCTGGACGGGTCGCATACGCTGACGGGCTGGTTCCGCAGCCCGAGCCGAGAGTTGCCGCTGCCGCCGGAAGTGCGCACCGCGAATTTCCAGATGCTATTGCCCGCCGACGCCTTTGACGCGCCGCGCCCGGGGATGTGTGTGCACCTGGCAGGGACCGGCGACTCGACCTATGCCGCGCGGCGATTTCTGGCAAAACCGCTGCTTAAGCATGAGGACCCGGCAAAGCGCATCGGCGCGATCATTTTAGAGAACCCCTATTACGGGCATCGCCGCCCGCGCGGACAGCAGCAGACGCGCCTGCGCCGGCTGGTCGACCAATTCTTGATGAACCTGGCGACGATCCACGAGACCCGCGCGCTGCTGCATTGGCTGCGCCAGGAGGGGTTCGAGCGCGTCGGCGTGACCGGCTATAGCATGGGTGGATTTATGGCGGGGTTTGCGGCGCAGACCATGCCCTTCGCCCTGGCCGCGATCCCCTGCGCGTCCGGCGACACCGCGGCCGCGACCCTGATCGACAGCCCGCTTCGGAAAATGGTGGATTGGAAGACGCTCGCCGACGAAGCCGGCGGCATCGAAGCCGCCGAGATGATGCTCCAGCGGATCTTCGCGGCCCTCGCGCTCAGCGAGCATAACGCGCCGGTCGCCCCCGAGGCTGCGGTGATTCTGGGCGTGACGAATGACGAGTTCATCCCGATCGAGCAGCCCCGCGCCCTCTATAATCATTGGAAGGGCTCGGAGCTGCGCTGGATGGGCGGCGGGCACACAACCGGCTGGTTGCTCCACGGCGAGGAGATCCGCCTGGCCATCGCCGACGCCTTCGAACGCTTAGACAGCTTTTTAGCCAAGACTCAATAA
- a CDS encoding 3-keto-5-aminohexanoate cleavage protein, protein MTQPLIITAAVNGAETMREHNPNVPYTPEEIALEAVRCREAGASMVHVHGREDDGTPTQARGAFAEILTEIRERSDILVQFSTGGAVWMSVEERIEALDLRPDMATLTTGTVNFGEDVFQNSLPLIRTIAERLNQYSVRPEIEIFDTGMVDTALRLVKEGLLAGPLHFDFVLGVPGGMGGRPENLDFLVGMIPEGSTWTVAGIGRYELALAKKAIDMGGHVRVGLEDNVFVSKGVLAKGSHELVAQVAEYARARGREIATPAIARELLSLG, encoded by the coding sequence ATGACGCAGCCACTGATTATCACCGCCGCGGTCAACGGCGCCGAGACTATGCGCGAGCATAACCCGAACGTGCCTTATACCCCCGAGGAGATCGCGCTGGAGGCGGTGCGCTGCCGCGAGGCCGGCGCGAGCATGGTGCACGTGCACGGGCGCGAGGACGACGGCACGCCCACCCAGGCGCGCGGCGCATTCGCCGAGATTCTCACCGAGATCCGCGAGCGCAGCGATATCCTGGTGCAGTTTTCGACCGGCGGGGCGGTCTGGATGTCGGTAGAGGAGCGCATCGAGGCGCTTGATCTGCGCCCCGATATGGCGACGCTGACCACCGGGACGGTCAACTTTGGCGAGGATGTCTTTCAGAATTCTCTGCCCCTGATTCGTACGATCGCCGAGCGCCTCAATCAATATTCGGTGCGCCCCGAGATCGAGATCTTCGACACCGGCATGGTCGACACCGCGCTGCGCCTTGTTAAAGAGGGCCTGCTCGCCGGGCCGCTGCATTTCGACTTTGTGCTCGGCGTGCCGGGTGGGATGGGCGGTCGCCCGGAGAATCTCGACTTTTTGGTCGGTATGATCCCCGAGGGCAGCACCTGGACGGTGGCGGGCATCGGTCGCTATGAATTAGCGCTGGCCAAAAAGGCCATCGATATGGGCGGGCATGTGCGCGTGGGGCTCGAGGATAACGTCTTCGTCAGCAAGGGCGTCTTAGCCAAGGGCAGCCATGAATTGGTCGCCCAGGTGGCCGAATATGCCCGCGCGCGGGGCCGCGAAATCGCGACCCCCGCCATCGCTCGCGAGTTATTGAGTCTTGGCTAA
- a CDS encoding hotdog domain-containing protein, whose amino-acid sequence MSEEVMIRLRVGMELAHYAGDLVDGAFALKLFGDVATELLIRQDGDEGLFRAYDSVDFLAPIRAGDFIEAVGRITHVGNTSRKMEFEARRVIELSGNADQPSQARVLDEPVVVCRASGTCIVPKELQSKG is encoded by the coding sequence ATGAGTGAAGAAGTGATGATTCGCCTTCGGGTGGGAATGGAGCTCGCGCATTACGCCGGTGACCTTGTGGACGGCGCGTTCGCGCTCAAGCTATTTGGCGACGTCGCCACCGAGCTTTTGATCCGCCAGGACGGCGACGAGGGGCTGTTTCGCGCCTATGATTCGGTCGACTTTTTGGCGCCGATTCGCGCCGGGGACTTTATCGAGGCGGTCGGTCGCATCACCCACGTCGGCAACACCAGCCGCAAGATGGAGTTCGAGGCGCGCCGGGTGATCGAGCTGAGCGGCAACGCCGACCAGCCCTCGCAGGCGCGCGTGCTCGACGAGCCCGTGGTGGTGTGTCGCGCCAGCGGAACCTGCATTGTGCCCAAAGAGCTTCAGTCCAAGGGCTGA